A section of the Citrus sinensis cultivar Valencia sweet orange chromosome 8, DVS_A1.0, whole genome shotgun sequence genome encodes:
- the LOC102621842 gene encoding UDP-glycosyltransferase 73C6-like has product MASEASQSHFLLLPFLAPGHMIPMFDTARLLAQRGAIVTIVTTPVNAARFKTVHARAIDSGMQIRLIEIQFPWQQAGLPEGCENCDLLPTTDFARFLNSLHMLQLPFENLFERQTLKPCCIISDMCFPWTVDTAAKFNVPRIIFHEFSCFCLFCLHLLGVSKDDDFKELQEQIFAADKKTYGTIINTFEELESPCIEDYKKAKQEKVWCIGPVSLCNKEPIDKAERGKKASIDVPECLTWLDSQQPTSVVYVCLGSICNLPSSQLIELGLGLEASNKPFVWVIRGESKLEELEKWLVEENFKERIKGRGLLIRGWAPQVLILSHPAVGGFLTHCGWNSSLEGISAGVQMLTWPLFADQFCNEKLIVEVLRIGVSVGVEVPMKFGEEEKIGVLVKKEDVETAINILMDDGQERDARRRRAEEFGELAKRALDEGGSSYNNIELFMQDISFHGQPQK; this is encoded by the exons ATGGCATCCGAAGCCAGCCAGTCACATTTTCTCTTGCTTCCTTTCTTGGCTCCAGGCCACATGATTCCCATGTTTGACACTGCTAGATTGCTTGCACAGCGTGGAGCTATTGTTACTATTGTCACCACCCCAGTTAATGCAGCAAGGTTTAAAACAGTGCACGCTCGTGCCATAGATTCCGGAATGCAAATCCGACTAATTGAGATACAGTTTCCATGGCAACAAGCAGGATTACCCGAAGGCTGTGAGAATTGCGACCTGCTTCCTACAACAGACTTTGCAAGGTTCTTGAATTCGCTTCACATGCTTCAGTTgccttttgaaaatttgttcgAAAGGCAAACTCTTAAGCCCTGCTGCATAATCTCTGACATGTGCTTTCCTTGGACGGTGGATACAGCTGCCAAGTTCAATGTTCCAAGGATTATTTTCCATGAATTTTCTTGCTTCTGTCTATTCTGCCTGCACCTCTTGGGTGTTTCAAAG GATGATGACTTTAAAGAGCTTCAAGAGCAAATTTTTGCGGCCGATAAGAAAACATACGGCACGATTATAAATACCTTCGAAGAGCTAGAGTCGCCATGTATTGAAGACTACAAAAaagcaaaacaagaaaaagtttGGTGCATCGGCCCTGTTTCGCTGTGCAACAAAGAGCCCATAGACAAGGCTGAGAGAGGTAAAAAAGCATCAATCGACGTTCCTGAATGCTTAACATGGCTTGATTCACAGCAGCCAACCTCAGTAGTCTATGTTTGTCTTGGAAGCATCTGTAATTTGCCGTCTTCACAACTTATAGAGCTTGGTTTAGGCCTTGAAGCATCTAACAAGCCGTTTGTTTGGGTTATCAGGGGAGAAagtaaattagaagaattaGAAAAGTGGCTTgtagaagaaaattttaaagaaaggATTAAAGGGAGAGGCCTTTTGATTCGGGGTTGGGCACCACAAGTACTGATATTATCACACCCTGCAGTCGGAGGGTTCTTAACGCATTGCGGCTGGAATTCATCTCTGGAAGGGATATCAGCTGGGGTTCAAATGCTTACATGGCCACTTTTTGCAGACCAATTTTGTAACGAGAAGTTGATTGTGGAAGTTTTAAGGATTGGTGTGAGTGTTGGAGTGGAAGTTCCGATGAAGTTTGGGGAAGAGGAGAAGATTGGAGTGTTGGTGAAGAAGGAAGATGTCGAAACGGCTATAAACATACTGATGGATGATGGACAAGAAAGAGatgcaagaagaagaagagcagAAGAATTTGGAGAGTTGGCAAAGAGAGCTTTAGATGAAGGGGGATCTTCTTACAACAACATCGAATTATTTATGCAAGATATATCATTCCATGGCCAACCTCAGAAGTGA
- the LOC102622132 gene encoding UDP-glycosyltransferase 73C12-like — protein sequence MDTQANQLHFVLFPFLAQGHMIPMIDIARLLAQRGVIITIVTTPVNAARFNGILSRAIESGLQIKIVQFQLPCEEAGLPEGCENLDMVASLGLAFDFFTAADMLQEPVENVFAQLKPRPNCIISDMCLPYTAHIAGKFNIPRITFHGTCCFCLVCYNNLFTSKVFESVSSESEYLVVPCLPDKIEFTTQQVDSSLGSRFNVFQKKMGAADTGTYGVIVNSFEELEPAYIKEYKKIRHDKVWCIGPVSLSNKEYSDKAQRGNKASVDEHQCLKWLDSKAPKSVVYACLGSLCNLIPSQMRELGLGLEASNRPFIWVIREGETSKELKKWVVEDGFEERIKGRGLVIWGWAPQVLILSHPSIGGFLTHCGWNSTLEGVSAGLPLLTWPLFGDQFMNEKLVVQILKIGVKVGVESPMIWGEEQKIGVLMKRDDVRNAVEKLMDEGKEGEERRNRAVKLGQMANMAVQEGGSSHLNVTLVIQDIMKHVHSTSQANK from the coding sequence ATGGACACACAAGCAAACCAGCTTCACTTTGTgctgtttccttttttagcCCAAGGGCATATGATCCCTATGATTGACATAGCAAGGCTACTTGCACAGCGTGGTGTTATTATCACCATAGTCACAACGCCAGTTAATGCGGCCAGGTTCAATGGAATCCTTTCTCGCGCCATTGAATCTGGACTGCAAATCAAGATAGTCCAATTCCAGTTACCATGTGAAGAAGCTGGTTTGCCTGAAGGTTGTGAGAATTTGGACATGGTGGCTTCGCTAGGTTTAGCCTTCGATTTCTTCACAGCTGCTGACATGCTACAAGAACCAGTAGAAAATGTTTTTGCACAGCTGAAGCCACGACCAAACTGCATAATTTCTGACATGTGTCTGCCATATACAGCGCATATAGCTGGCAAGTTTAACATTCCAAGGATTACTTTTCATGGAACATGCTGCTTCTGCCTTGTGTGCTACAACAATTTATTCACCTCCAAGGTTTTTGAGAGTGTGAGCTCGGAGTCAGAGTACTTGGTCGTGCCATGTTTGCCtgataaaattgaattcacTACTCAGCAGGTAGATTCTTCTCTAGGTTCAAGATTCAATGtatttcagaaaaaaatgGGTGCAGCTGATACAGGCACATATGGAGTTATAGTGAATAGTTTTGAAGAATTGGAGCCAGCTTATATTAAagaatacaagaaaataaggCATGACAAAGTGTGGTGTATTGGTCCGGTTTCACTTAGCAATAAAGAGTACTCAGATAAGGCTCAAAGAGGTAATAAGGCATCAGTTGATGAACACCAATGCTTGAAGTGGCTTGATTCAAAAGCTCCCAAATCTGTAGTTTATGCTTGCCTTGGAAGCCTCTGTAATCTGATTCCTTCGCAAATGAGGGAACTTGGGTTAGGCTTAGAAGCATCAAATAGGCCATTCATTTGGGTGATTAGAGAAGGAGAAAcatcaaaagaattgaagaaatggGTTGTAGAGGATGGCTTTGAAGAAAGGATCAAAGGAAGAGGCCTTGTCATATGGGGTTGGGCTCCACAAGTGCTAATATTATCTCACCCTTCTATTGGAGGATTCTTAACACATTGCGGCTGGAATTCAACACTAGAAGGTGTGAGTGCTGGCTTGCCATTATTAACATGGCCTCTTTTCGGAGATCAATTTATGAATGagaaacttgttgtgcaaatacTAAAAATTGGGGTCAAAGTTGGGGTGGAAAGTCCCATGATATGGGGAGAGGAACAAAAAATTGGGGTGTTGATGAAGAGAGATGATGTCAGGAATGCGGTCGAAAAATTGATGGATGAAGGAAAGGAAGGAGAAGAGAGAAGAAACAGAGCTGTAAAGCTTGGTCAGATGGCAAATATGGCGGTCCAAGAAGGTGGATCTTCTCACCTCAATGTCACACTTGTAATTCAAGATATCATGAAACACGTACACTCCACGAGTCAAGCTAATAAATGA